Genomic window (Spirosoma sp. KCTC 42546):
CAGCGACTGCCACTAATATAGACAGGCTCCACAATCTGCCCATCGCTTTCCGGATAAAAGTACCGGTAATTGTATAAGGTGTGGGAAAATGTTGGCGATAGCATCGCCGACACCGAAAGCGTCTGCTGTGCTAACGATTGACTAATTGAACAAAAGAAAAGGGCAACCAGAAAAGTCAGCTTCCTGTTCATCGTAAAACGGCCAGTTGAGGGATGGAAAGATACACTTACAACCGAATCGACCGGTTAACTTAGCCCCAAAATTACCAGACCACAACTACACTCATGCTCTTTTTAGGTCTTAGCATCGTGCTTTCGGTGCTGCTGCTGCTGAATTTTCGGGTGTTTCCGCGCTACGATGTCAATACGTTTCAGGCTATCGTGTTCAACTATCCGGTTTGCTTTCTGACGGGACTATTGCTGTTGCCCGCTGGTCAATCCTTCTCAATCGATTTTTCCCAAACCTGGACCTGGCTGGCCTTCGGTCTGGGCGTTGGCTTTATTCTAACCTTTCTGCTGTCGGGTGCGTCCACCCAGCGCATGGGCATTACAGCTACGTCGCTGGCCAACAACCTATCTCTGGTTATTCCGGTCTGTTTCAGTCTGTTCATTTTTAAAGCGGGCGGCAAAACGTTCGATGCACTGAACTACCTGGGATTAGTAATGGCTGTAATTGCTGTGGGATTGAGTACCTATAAAAAAGAAGCGCCAGTTGCTAAGTCAGACTTGCCAACGACATCAACTTCTCGTCGGCTAGGCGC
Coding sequences:
- a CDS encoding EamA/RhaT family transporter, coding for MLFLGLSIVLSVLLLLNFRVFPRYDVNTFQAIVFNYPVCFLTGLLLLPAGQSFSIDFSQTWTWLAFGLGVGFILTFLLSGASTQRMGITATSLANNLSLVIPVCFSLFIFKAGGKTFDALNYLGLVMAVIAVGLSTYKKEAPVAKSDLPTTSTSRRLGANVLLPVAVFLFYGATNTMINYMNIHYIPSADRTIQVTLTMVLGAIVAGLLMLVIRLIQGKETFQSRNLIGAVTLGVPNFLSFYTLLLALSAFGSNGAFVYPLYNIGVIVLAALVAALFFREQLSTANKIGLALAILAIGLISWQELAALV